In the genome of Arthrobacter alpinus, the window GCCACGGCCTCGTTGACGGCACCCATGCGGACCATGTCGTCCGCGGAGTATTCGCGGGCCAGGAAGAAGATTTCGCGGGCGTTCTTCTGGCCGATTTGGCGGGCCAGCAGTGCCGAGCCATAACCGGCGTCGAAGGAGCCCACTGTGGCGTCCGTCTGCTTGAACTTGCCGTGCTCGCGGGAGGCGATGGTCAAGTCAGATACCACGTGGAGCGAGTGCCCGCCGCCGGCTGCCCAGCCGTTGACCACCGCAATGACCACCTTGGGCATGGTGCGCATGAGCCGCTGGACCTCCAGGATGTGGAGGCGTCCGGCGCGGGCGGGGTCGATGGTTTCCTTCGTCTCGCCATCTGCGTACTTGTAGCCGTCGCGGCCACGGATGCGCTGGTCTCCGCCGGAGCAGAAGGAATGGCCGCCGTCCTTGGGGGAGGGGCCGTTGCCTGTCAGCAGCACGGTTGCAACATCCGGGGTCATGCGTGCGTGGTCCATGGCGCGGTACAGCTCATCGACGGTGCCAGGGCGGAACGCATTGCGGACCTCGGGGCGGTTGAAGGCGATCCGGACCGTGGGGAGATCCCGGACGATGTTGCCTGCCGCGTCCCGCTCCACCTGGCGGTGGTATGTCATGTCGGTGAAGTCGAAGCCCTCCACCAGACGCCAACGGGTGGGGTCGAAGATGTCGGATACCTGATCTGGAAAATTCGTAGCGCTGCTCACCCTTGTGATTCTAGCTGGCGCGAGCCTGTGTACCGGGCGCTAGCTAATACAGAACTCGTTGCCTTCGGGATCGGCCATGGTGAACCATGCGTGCGGACCCTGGCTTGCCTCCCAAAGAAAGGTGGCACCGCGGGCTTCCAGCTTTTCGCGTACCGACTCCTTGGTGTCGCCGCCCAAGCGCACGTCCCAGTGAATACGGTTCTTGCCAGTCTTCTTGTCCGTGCTGCTTTGAAACAGAATCCTGGGTTGATCCGGGCTTGCCCCCACTCCCGCTGTGATGGCCTGGCCGTCTTTCCAAACCAAGACGCCCTTGTGGATGAGTGTTTGCTCGTCCGTGGCGAAGCCTTGGTCCACCATGGAGCGGATGAAGTCTTCGTCGCTTGGCTCGGTCTGCCAGCCCATGGTCTCGGCCCACCAATCGGCGAGTTCGTGCGGATTGATGCAGTCAACAACTATTTGCAATGAGTAGGCCATGGGGAAAGTCTGCCGTGGCCTGCGCGGGGCGTCCAGTGCCTAAACGCATACGCACCACTCGAGACGAGTTCGGCGCAGAAACACGTATACGCACGACTCGAGACGAGTCGTGCGTATACGTTCACATAGCGTTTAGGGCTTAGGCCAAAACGCGCAGCTTGGAGTTGCTGCGACCGAACAAAACGTTGTCCAGGGAGAACTTGCCGGGGCCAACAAGGGTCAGGGCAAGGGCTGCGGCACCCAAAAGGAGTACCAGCTCGTAGCCGCCGGCCTCAACGAAGACGCCTGCCGAGGCGTGGACCAAGAAGATGGCGCCCAGCATGTTCAGCGTCAGCAGGGCAGCGAACGGACGGGTGGCGAGGCCAAGGATCAGGGCGATGCCACCAACCAGTTCCAGCGTGGCAATGATGGGCGCAACTACGTCCGCGGCGGGGACACCCATCTGGGCAAAGGCGCCCTGGGTTCCGGTGATGGTGAATTCGTTGTACTTCTGCCAGCCGTGGGCGGCGAAAAGGAAGCCAACTACAACGCGAAGGACGGTGCGGGCAACGGTGTTCAGAGCAAGGTTATTCATTGGAATCTCAACGTTTCGTGGGGGTCATGGAAAGGCCTTCAGGAAGAAGCGCCGAGCATCAATTGATTGAAGCTTCAATCAAAGTCTCTCAGATATCAAGTTGATACGTCAACTATTGAAGGGTGTGTGACGCTTTTGGACGCGCTTACAGGCGCTGCGGGGCCGTCCGCTAGTGTTTTTCCATGACTGCAATTGCGCCCGTGACCTTGCAAGGAAAATACGTAACTCTTGAACCCCTGAGCATGGACCACCACGACGGCTTGGTCGAGGCAGCCTCCGACGGCGAACTGTGGAACCTTTGGTACACCTCGGTGCCGCGCCCGGAGGGTATCCGTGCCGAGATTGAGCGCCGGCTGACCTTGCAGGATACGGGTTCGATGATGCCTTTCACGACGCGGCTCAACGATCCTGAAACTGGCCAGCCCGGCAGGATCATTGGCATGACGACGTACTGCAATATCAGCGCAGATGTGCCGCGCCTGGAGATTGGCTACACCTGGAATGCGGCCAGCGTGCAAGGAACCGGCACCAATCCGGACAGCAAAAAGCTCCTGCTTGAGCATGCGTTTGAGGTCCTGGACTGCGTGGCGGTTGAATTCAACACGCACTGGATGAATATGCAGTCCCGAACTGCCATTGCCAGGCTCGGCGCAAAGCAGGACGGCGTTCTGCGCGCGCACCGCCGCATGCCCGACGGCTCTCTGCGCGACACCGTGGTGTTCTCCATCCTCGCTGCGGAGTGGCCCCAGGTCCGCAATGGCCTGGACCTGCGCATCAACAAGCAACGGTGACTTCTCCGCAGGCTTCTCCGCAGTGGGAAGGCGCCGTCAATGCCCGCCTCCTGGCAGGGGACATCTACCGGATGGGCCGCAGTGAATGGTTGACTGAGCGCGGCTGGGATCAGGTTTACAACGACGGCGTGCGTACCGTCATTGACCTGCGGAACCCCGCGGAGCGCAAGCGCAGGCCAAGCGACCCGGAGGTGGGTGAGCAAGCGTTGGCGCGATTCGCCCTGGTGCATTCACCAACAGAGGACCCGGAGGATCCGCGCTACCACGAACATTTTGTCCCATATATGAACCATCCCCGCCTGTATGCGGACATGGTGGCGATGTTTCCGGGGCGGATTGCGGCCGTATTTAAGCAACTGGCGACGGCCCAGGGCAAGGTGGTGTTTCACTGTTCGGCCGGGCGG includes:
- a CDS encoding VOC family protein, with protein sequence MAYSLQIVVDCINPHELADWWAETMGWQTEPSDEDFIRSMVDQGFATDEQTLIHKGVLVWKDGQAITAGVGASPDQPRILFQSSTDKKTGKNRIHWDVRLGGDTKESVREKLEARGATFLWEASQGPHAWFTMADPEGNEFCIS
- a CDS encoding 1,4-dihydroxy-2-naphthoyl-CoA synthase, which codes for MSSATNFPDQVSDIFDPTRWRLVEGFDFTDMTYHRQVERDAAGNIVRDLPTVRIAFNRPEVRNAFRPGTVDELYRAMDHARMTPDVATVLLTGNGPSPKDGGHSFCSGGDQRIRGRDGYKYADGETKETIDPARAGRLHILEVQRLMRTMPKVVIAVVNGWAAGGGHSLHVVSDLTIASREHGKFKQTDATVGSFDAGYGSALLARQIGQKNAREIFFLAREYSADDMVRMGAVNEAVAHSDLENTALEYAADIARQSPQAIRMLKFAFNLADDGLAGQQVFAGEATRLAYMTDEAVEGKEAFLEKRDPDWSSFPYYF
- a CDS encoding GNAT family N-acetyltransferase, with product MTAIAPVTLQGKYVTLEPLSMDHHDGLVEAASDGELWNLWYTSVPRPEGIRAEIERRLTLQDTGSMMPFTTRLNDPETGQPGRIIGMTTYCNISADVPRLEIGYTWNAASVQGTGTNPDSKKLLLEHAFEVLDCVAVEFNTHWMNMQSRTAIARLGAKQDGVLRAHRRMPDGSLRDTVVFSILAAEWPQVRNGLDLRINKQR
- a CDS encoding DoxX family protein, whose product is MNNLALNTVARTVLRVVVGFLFAAHGWQKYNEFTITGTQGAFAQMGVPAADVVAPIIATLELVGGIALILGLATRPFAALLTLNMLGAIFLVHASAGVFVEAGGYELVLLLGAAALALTLVGPGKFSLDNVLFGRSNSKLRVLA
- a CDS encoding tyrosine-protein phosphatase, which encodes MTSPQASPQWEGAVNARLLAGDIYRMGRSEWLTERGWDQVYNDGVRTVIDLRNPAERKRRPSDPEVGEQALARFALVHSPTEDPEDPRYHEHFVPYMNHPRLYADMVAMFPGRIAAVFKQLATAQGKVVFHCSAGRDRTGLVATLILALLGQAEQAAREDELAARGINEWHLVAPVKHPYERHLDPRELAEVVKGRGEAVAEFVGGLDVRGFLLSNGVTAAEIAAVVARCR